A genomic region of Blattabacterium cuenoti contains the following coding sequences:
- the ffh gene encoding signal recognition particle protein produces MFEHLQNKLSEALHILKGENIITETNIASSLKEIGRALVDADVNYKIVKNFIQKVKEKSIGKKVLNSLNPKQLITKIVYDELVSLMGEKNREINLSKSPSIVLICGLQGSGKTSFSSKLAFFLRKKNKFPLLVAADIHRPAAINQLELIAEKVNIPVFSLKESKNVIEIVEKSIFYAYKNNKNVIIIDTAGRLAINEIMMEEIKKIYQYSKPDEVLFVVDAMTGQDAINTAQSFSKILNFDGIVITKLDGDSRGGVAITISSIVSRPIKFISNGEKIEDLEVFHPDRIANRILGMGDIVSLVEKVQEQFDEKRTKKIYHKISKNRFNFNDLLEQIQKIKKIGNIKNIISMIPGIDRYFSFYGNQKDSFKKIEAIIHSMTPYERNNPKILTDIKRKKRISKGSGITLSHIDLFLKQFHDMNKMMKKIHAHSGKKIVKDFIYQMINKEKNV; encoded by the coding sequence ATGTTTGAACATTTACAAAATAAATTATCTGAAGCTCTTCATATTTTGAAGGGGGAAAATATAATAACGGAAACTAATATAGCATCTTCTCTAAAAGAAATTGGACGGGCACTTGTTGATGCAGATGTTAATTATAAAATAGTTAAAAATTTTATTCAAAAAGTTAAAGAAAAATCTATTGGAAAAAAAGTACTGAATTCTTTAAATCCAAAACAATTAATTACAAAAATAGTATATGATGAATTAGTTTCTCTTATGGGAGAAAAAAATAGAGAAATAAATCTTTCTAAGAGTCCTTCTATTGTTTTAATTTGTGGATTACAGGGAAGTGGAAAAACTTCTTTTTCCTCTAAACTTGCTTTTTTTTTAAGAAAAAAAAATAAATTTCCTTTATTAGTTGCTGCAGATATTCATCGTCCTGCAGCTATTAATCAGCTTGAATTGATTGCGGAAAAAGTTAATATTCCTGTTTTTTCTTTAAAAGAAAGTAAAAATGTTATAGAAATAGTGGAAAAATCTATTTTTTATGCTTATAAAAATAATAAAAATGTAATTATTATTGATACAGCTGGAAGGTTAGCAATAAATGAAATCATGATGGAAGAAATAAAAAAAATTTATCAATATTCTAAACCAGATGAAGTTTTATTTGTTGTTGATGCTATGACAGGACAAGATGCTATAAATACGGCTCAATCTTTTTCAAAAATATTGAATTTTGATGGTATTGTAATAACAAAATTAGATGGAGATAGTAGAGGGGGTGTTGCTATAACCATATCTAGTATAGTGAGTAGGCCTATAAAATTTATTAGTAATGGAGAAAAAATAGAAGATTTGGAAGTTTTTCATCCAGACAGAATAGCTAATAGAATATTAGGGATGGGTGATATAGTTTCTTTAGTAGAAAAAGTACAAGAACAATTTGATGAAAAAAGAACTAAAAAAATTTATCACAAAATTTCAAAAAATCGTTTTAATTTTAATGATTTATTAGAACAAATTCAAAAAATTAAAAAAATAGGAAATATAAAAAATATTATTTCAATGATTCCTGGAATCGATAGATATTTTTCTTTTTATGGTAACCAAAAAGATTCTTTCAAAAAAATAGAAGCGATTATTCATTCTATGACCCCTTACGAAAGAAATAATCCCAAAATTCTCACTGATATAAAAAGAAAAAAAAGAATATCTAAAGGATCTGGGATTACGTTGAGTCATATAGATCTTTTTTTGAAACAATTTCATGATATGAATAAAATGATGAAAAAAATTCATGCTCATTCAGGAAAAAAAATTGTAAAAGATTTTATATATCAAATGATTAACAAAGAAAAAAATGTTTAA
- the argS gene encoding arginine--tRNA ligase, with protein sequence MNDYFKSIEKIVIESIFFLYKLESYPELDFQNTKKEYPGDITLILFPLSKKLKKPTEKIGKDIGNYVKNKLKGLIQFSIIKGFLNFIFEDDYYIYLLKEMLNTNFYNLKYPSKKIMIEYSSPNTNKPLHLGHIRNSLIGSSIANILKMVGHEIIKIQIINDRGIHICKSMIAWNKFGKGKTPDSVKIKGDHFVGKYYSLFDSIYHKETKELSKKNYKYVESSILNQARELLKKWEIGDPVIRNTWKKMNQWVYNGFEETYKKLDITFDKIEYESDIYEIGKKIVKKGLKEGIFFQKKDGSIWIDLMKEGFNQKLLLRSDQTSVYITQDIGTAVERFKKYNVDQIIYIVGKEQDYHFQVLFNVLKRLGYIWVNKLFHLSYEMVYLPSGRMKSREGNVVDADSLILEMSSIVKKNFEKKFIKKEKQEEYAEIIGLGALKYYFIKTDPKKKIIFYPKKSIDFKGKTGTYIQYTYSRIRSLEQKFFKLCSFMNYYWSNIKFDEHEKNMIKILKKYPLILKKSVIHLNPSLIANYIYEVSKTFNHLYQNKKLIDPLNVIHSNMNMNIIHITGNVLKSGMNLLGIKMLDRM encoded by the coding sequence ATGAATGATTATTTTAAATCTATAGAGAAAATAGTCATAGAATCCATATTTTTTTTATATAAACTGGAATCTTATCCTGAATTAGATTTTCAAAATACTAAAAAAGAATATCCAGGGGATATTACTTTAATTTTATTTCCTTTATCAAAAAAATTAAAAAAACCTACAGAAAAAATAGGAAAAGATATAGGAAATTATGTAAAAAATAAATTAAAAGGACTGATTCAGTTTTCTATTATTAAAGGTTTTTTAAATTTTATTTTTGAAGATGATTATTATATTTATCTTCTGAAAGAAATGTTAAATACAAATTTTTATAATTTAAAATATCCTTCTAAAAAAATAATGATAGAATATTCTTCTCCCAATACCAATAAACCCCTTCATTTAGGCCATATTAGAAATAGTCTTATTGGATCATCAATAGCTAATATATTAAAAATGGTGGGTCATGAAATAATAAAAATTCAAATTATTAATGATAGGGGAATCCATATATGTAAATCTATGATAGCTTGGAACAAGTTTGGAAAAGGAAAAACACCTGATAGTGTTAAAATTAAAGGAGATCATTTTGTAGGAAAATATTATAGTTTATTTGATAGTATTTATCATAAAGAAACTAAAGAATTATCTAAAAAAAATTATAAATATGTTGAATCTTCAATATTGAATCAAGCTAGAGAATTATTGAAAAAATGGGAAATTGGAGATCCTGTTATTCGAAATACTTGGAAAAAAATGAATCAATGGGTTTATAATGGCTTTGAAGAAACTTATAAAAAATTGGATATTACTTTTGATAAAATAGAGTATGAAAGTGATATTTATGAAATTGGAAAAAAAATTGTCAAAAAAGGTCTTAAAGAAGGAATTTTTTTTCAAAAAAAAGATGGATCTATTTGGATTGATTTAATGAAGGAAGGTTTTAATCAAAAACTTTTATTACGATCGGATCAAACTTCCGTATACATTACTCAGGATATAGGAACAGCTGTAGAGCGTTTTAAAAAATACAATGTAGACCAAATCATATACATTGTAGGGAAAGAGCAAGATTATCATTTTCAAGTTCTTTTTAATGTATTAAAACGTTTAGGATATATATGGGTAAATAAATTGTTTCATTTATCTTATGAAATGGTATATTTACCAAGTGGGAGGATGAAATCTAGGGAAGGAAATGTTGTAGATGCTGATAGTCTCATTTTAGAAATGTCTTCTATTGTAAAAAAAAATTTTGAAAAAAAATTTATAAAAAAAGAAAAACAAGAAGAATATGCTGAAATCATAGGATTAGGAGCTTTAAAATATTATTTTATTAAAACAGATCCCAAAAAAAAAATAATTTTTTATCCTAAAAAATCTATAGATTTTAAAGGAAAAACAGGAACATATATTCAATACACTTATTCGAGAATTCGTTCTTTGGAACAAAAATTTTTCAAATTATGTTCATTTATGAATTATTATTGGTCAAATATAAAATTTGATGAACATGAAAAAAATATGATCAAAATTCTTAAAAAATATCCATTAATATTAAAAAAATCAGTAATACACTTAAATCCTTCTTTAATAGCGAATTATATTTATGAAGTTTCTAAAACTTTTAATCATCTTTACCAAAATAAAAAATTAATAGATCCTTTAAACGTAATTCATAGTAATATGAACATGAATATTATTCATATAACAGGAAATGTTTTAAAATCTGGAATGAATTTATTAGGAATTAAAATGCTTGATCGTATGTAA
- a CDS encoding branched-chain amino acid aminotransferase yields MKIEKIIQSRIVEMDFNNIIFGNQYSDHMFCCEFENEEWKNSIIKPFGNIILSPVSLVFHYGQAVFEGMKAYKDKNEEVFLFRPKENFKRINRSAIRLEIPPIPEKIFMNGLKKLIDIDRNWIPKNYGQSLYIRPFIIATSGVLSAQPSKNYMFIIISTPADTYYKNPLKIKIEEKYSRSASGGVGFTKAAGNYASSFYPTRLANEKGFDQILWTDSSTHTIIEESGTMNVFFYLNNKLITPKANDNILSGITCKSILSLAKKEGIFVEERNLSVSEIIKGLKTGELKEAFGCGTAAVINYFKTISYKEDDFYLPDIEEKKRISFYLKKRLLDIQHNLSEDPFGWRVQLKRFL; encoded by the coding sequence ATGAAAATAGAAAAAATAATACAATCTAGGATTGTAGAAATGGATTTCAATAATATTATCTTTGGTAATCAGTATTCTGACCATATGTTTTGTTGTGAATTCGAAAATGAAGAATGGAAAAATTCTATTATTAAGCCTTTTGGAAATATAATATTATCTCCTGTATCTCTTGTCTTTCATTATGGTCAAGCTGTTTTTGAAGGAATGAAAGCTTACAAAGATAAAAATGAAGAAGTTTTTTTATTTCGTCCAAAAGAAAATTTTAAAAGAATAAATAGATCTGCTATTCGTTTAGAAATACCGCCTATCCCAGAAAAAATTTTTATGAATGGATTAAAAAAATTAATAGATATAGATAGAAATTGGATCCCAAAAAATTATGGACAATCTTTATATATTCGTCCTTTTATCATTGCTACCAGTGGAGTTTTATCAGCTCAACCTTCTAAAAATTATATGTTTATAATTATATCGACTCCTGCAGATACCTATTACAAAAATCCATTAAAAATTAAAATAGAAGAAAAATATAGCCGTTCTGCATCAGGAGGAGTAGGATTTACTAAAGCTGCTGGTAATTATGCTTCTTCTTTTTATCCTACTCGACTAGCTAACGAAAAAGGTTTTGATCAAATATTATGGACGGATTCTTCTACTCACACAATAATAGAAGAATCTGGCACTATGAATGTTTTTTTTTATTTAAATAATAAACTTATTACTCCAAAAGCAAATGATAATATATTAAGTGGAATTACCTGCAAAAGTATTCTTTCTTTAGCTAAAAAAGAGGGGATCTTCGTCGAAGAACGAAATTTAAGCGTTTCAGAAATTATAAAAGGATTGAAAACAGGTGAATTGAAAGAAGCTTTTGGTTGTGGAACTGCAGCTGTTATAAATTATTTCAAAACAATTAGCTATAAAGAAGATGATTTTTATTTGCCTGATATTGAAGAAAAAAAAAGAATATCTTTTTATCTAAAAAAAAGATTATTAGATATACAACATAATCTATCAGAAGATCCTTTCGGATGGAGAGTACAATTAAAAAGATTTTTGTGA
- a CDS encoding alpha-ketoacid dehydrogenase subunit alpha/beta — MNFHNQQYIDDEEIYFDFDSFQKMVLNDYKLARISRETSILGRKEVLNGRAKFGIFGDGKEIPQLAMAKVFKNGDYRSGYYRDQTFMMAIGVLTVKNFFSQLYAHSDLVAEPVSSGRMMTAHFGTRFLNEDGNWKNLIKQKNSSADISSSAAQMPRLLGLAQASKIYKELKNLKNTHKMFSHNGNEVAFGTIGNASISEGLFWETLNAASVLQIPIILSIWDDEYGISVPNKYQFSKQNISDILSGFHRNKKEKGIEIIRVNGSNYIDLTKTYIKADKIARNEHVPVIIHVTNLTQPQGHSTSSSHERYKSKARLEWEMNNDGIKKFRDWILNFKFRINKKDYRKIANVNFLDKIDIEAKEYVTNEKEKAWKSFLTPINQIKNEVVNFLYKMQDNYAENKWINKYVKKYIKELHDGTKNYPTKKAIFRIARKVLYLLSEIKFDTKYCLIEWIKKKYDEEQKNYSSHLYSISEKASVKITEIFPVYNNNYEVDGRIVLRENFDKLLELHPDLLIFGEDVGKMGDVNQGLEGLQKKYGKIRIFDTGIRESTILGQGIGLAMRGLRPIVEIQYLDYILYALQIMSDDLACLQYRTKGGQKAPVIIRTRGHRLEGIWHSGSPMGGIINYLRGILVLVPRNMVKAAGFYNTLLSGDDPALVIECLNGYRIKEKLPKNLGLFRTPIGIVEKTRIGKDITIVTYGSTWRIVNEAAEELYNLNIDPEIIDIQSLLPFDLQKDIVKSLQKTNRLLIIDEDVPGGSSAYILQKILEEQNGYYYLDSPPVTMTAQEHRPPYGSDGDYFSKPSVENIVEKVLKIMNDSLNTKYFK; from the coding sequence ATGAATTTTCACAATCAACAATATATTGATGATGAAGAAATCTATTTTGATTTTGATTCATTTCAAAAAATGGTTTTAAATGATTATAAATTAGCACGAATTAGTCGTGAAACTAGCATTCTAGGTCGAAAAGAAGTTTTAAATGGAAGAGCGAAATTTGGGATATTTGGAGATGGAAAAGAAATTCCTCAATTAGCTATGGCAAAAGTTTTCAAGAATGGAGATTATCGATCTGGATATTATCGGGATCAAACGTTTATGATGGCGATTGGAGTTTTAACTGTTAAGAATTTTTTTTCTCAATTATACGCACATTCAGATTTAGTAGCAGAGCCTGTTTCGTCGGGAAGAATGATGACTGCACATTTTGGAACACGTTTTTTAAATGAAGATGGAAATTGGAAAAATCTTATAAAACAAAAAAATTCTAGTGCGGATATTTCTTCTAGTGCAGCTCAAATGCCTAGATTGTTAGGGTTAGCTCAGGCTTCTAAAATTTATAAAGAATTAAAAAATTTAAAAAATACACATAAAATGTTTTCTCATAATGGAAATGAAGTAGCATTTGGAACCATTGGGAATGCTAGTATTTCTGAAGGTTTATTTTGGGAAACATTGAATGCTGCTTCAGTTCTACAAATTCCGATTATACTTTCTATTTGGGATGATGAGTATGGAATATCTGTTCCGAATAAATATCAATTTTCAAAACAAAATATTAGCGATATTTTATCTGGTTTTCATAGAAATAAAAAAGAAAAAGGAATAGAGATTATTCGAGTAAATGGATCTAATTATATAGATCTCACAAAAACATATATTAAAGCAGATAAAATAGCTAGGAATGAACATGTTCCCGTTATAATACATGTAACAAATTTAACACAACCCCAAGGCCATTCTACTTCCTCTTCACATGAAAGATATAAATCAAAAGCACGTTTAGAATGGGAAATGAATAATGATGGTATCAAAAAATTTAGAGATTGGATTCTAAATTTTAAATTTAGAATTAATAAAAAAGATTATCGTAAAATAGCCAATGTTAATTTTTTAGATAAAATAGATATAGAAGCTAAAGAATATGTAACAAATGAAAAAGAAAAAGCTTGGAAATCATTTTTAACCCCTATTAATCAAATTAAAAATGAAGTTGTAAATTTTTTATATAAAATGCAAGATAATTATGCAGAAAATAAATGGATCAATAAATATGTTAAAAAATATATAAAAGAATTACATGATGGAACTAAAAATTATCCTACAAAAAAAGCAATATTTCGGATTGCTAGAAAAGTATTATATCTTTTATCAGAAATTAAATTTGATACAAAATATTGTCTAATAGAATGGATAAAAAAAAAATATGATGAAGAACAAAAAAATTATTCTTCTCATTTATATAGTATTTCTGAAAAAGCTTCTGTAAAAATAACAGAAATTTTTCCTGTATATAATAATAACTATGAAGTAGATGGAAGAATTGTATTAAGAGAAAATTTTGATAAATTGTTGGAATTACATCCGGATCTTTTAATTTTTGGAGAGGATGTAGGAAAAATGGGGGATGTTAATCAAGGATTGGAGGGATTACAAAAAAAATATGGTAAAATTCGTATTTTTGATACAGGAATCCGTGAATCTACTATCCTAGGACAAGGAATAGGTCTTGCGATGCGAGGGCTTCGTCCTATAGTTGAAATTCAATATTTAGATTATATTTTGTATGCTTTACAAATTATGAGTGATGATCTAGCTTGTTTACAATACAGGACAAAAGGAGGACAAAAAGCTCCTGTTATTATTAGAACTAGAGGACATCGTTTGGAAGGAATATGGCATTCTGGTTCCCCAATGGGTGGAATTATTAATTATTTGAGAGGGATTTTGGTACTCGTTCCAAGAAATATGGTCAAAGCTGCTGGCTTTTACAACACTTTATTGTCTGGTGATGATCCTGCTCTAGTTATTGAATGTCTTAATGGATACAGAATAAAAGAAAAATTACCAAAAAACTTAGGTTTATTTAGAACTCCTATTGGAATAGTAGAAAAAACAAGAATAGGGAAAGACATTACTATAGTTACTTACGGTTCTACATGGAGAATTGTCAATGAGGCAGCAGAAGAATTATATAATCTTAATATAGATCCTGAAATAATCGATATTCAATCTTTATTACCCTTTGATTTACAAAAAGATATTGTTAAAAGTTTACAAAAAACAAACAGATTATTGATTATAGATGAAGATGTTCCAGGAGGATCTTCAGCTTATATTCTACAGAAAATATTAGAAGAACAAAATGGATACTATTATTTAGATAGTCCGCCTGTAACGATGACAGCTCAAGAACATCGTCCCCCTTATGGATCAGATGGAGATTATTTCTCGAAACCTTCTGTTGAAAATATTGTAGAAAAAGTATTAAAAATAATGAATGATAGTTTGAATACTAAGTATTTTAAATAA
- the ndk gene encoding nucleoside-diphosphate kinase codes for MIDHMFGNITLSIIKPDAVKKGYVTPILSKIVHAGFHIIALKMTELSPKLATKFYAEHKKKLFFESLVKFMSSGPIVSVILEKENAVKDFRILIGNTNPVHAKKGTIRNLYATSLEENAIHGSDTNKNAFKECLFYFSNREIF; via the coding sequence ATGATAGATCATATGTTTGGAAATATTACTCTTTCTATTATAAAGCCAGACGCGGTGAAAAAAGGATATGTAACTCCTATATTATCTAAAATAGTTCATGCAGGATTTCACATTATAGCGCTAAAAATGACAGAACTTTCCCCAAAATTAGCTACAAAATTTTATGCAGAACATAAAAAAAAGTTATTTTTTGAATCGTTAGTAAAATTTATGTCTTCTGGGCCAATTGTATCTGTAATATTAGAAAAAGAAAATGCCGTAAAAGATTTTAGAATATTAATTGGAAATACAAATCCAGTACACGCAAAAAAAGGGACTATACGAAACTTATATGCAACCTCTTTAGAAGAAAACGCTATACATGGATCCGATACTAATAAAAATGCTTTTAAAGAATGTTTGTTTTATTTTTCTAATAGAGAAATTTTTTAA
- a CDS encoding LemA family protein — MKKNFLISIFSIFIFISVTMLWIANTYNNLVKLNENIKTQWGQVENVYQRRVDLIPNLVNTVKGSANFEKNTLSQIIEARAKATSISINTNDLNQNQINKFQQVQDHLNKTVSKLLFIVENYPNLRSTKNFYELQNQLEGTENRISVERNRFNEKVNNFNTYRNQFPKIIIANFFYQFKEKGYFQSQIGSKKPPIIDFSN; from the coding sequence ATGAAAAAAAATTTTCTGATATCTATTTTTTCCATTTTTATTTTTATATCTGTAACCATGTTATGGATAGCTAATACATACAATAACCTAGTTAAACTTAATGAAAATATTAAAACACAATGGGGACAAGTAGAAAATGTTTATCAACGTAGAGTTGACTTAATTCCAAATTTGGTAAATACAGTAAAAGGATCTGCTAATTTTGAAAAAAATACATTAAGTCAAATAATAGAAGCTAGAGCAAAAGCTACTTCTATTTCTATAAATACAAATGATTTAAATCAAAATCAAATCAATAAATTTCAACAAGTACAAGATCACTTAAATAAGACTGTCAGTAAATTATTATTTATTGTGGAAAATTATCCTAATCTTAGATCAACAAAAAATTTTTATGAATTACAAAATCAATTAGAAGGAACAGAAAATCGTATCAGTGTAGAAAGAAACCGTTTTAATGAAAAAGTAAATAATTTTAATACTTATAGAAACCAATTTCCAAAAATTATAATTGCAAACTTTTTTTATCAATTTAAAGAAAAAGGATATTTCCAATCTCAAATAGGATCAAAAAAACCTCCAATTATAGATTTTTCGAATTAA
- a CDS encoding TPM domain-containing protein, translating to MKKIIQSILIILIYFCSNLIQGQFYIPIAPKKIYPIQDYAGVLSKIEIDKLNQKLISYSKITSTEILVSIIQDLHGEDPNLLASQWGEKWKIGKFHKNNGIIILLSIHDRKISIQNGYGIEPYITDFLTKKIIKNIKPILKNNLYYQAIDNGTKEIFKILKNKYKKKQNKKNIFTWNFNISIFFIMFLLFYLFFIKKKTNVSLLNTLFLTNFLFRNQNSYHNQDEDFDSFGGGGNFGGGGSSSSW from the coding sequence ATGAAAAAAATTATTCAATCCATTTTAATTATTTTAATTTATTTTTGTTCAAATTTAATACAAGGACAATTTTATATTCCTATAGCTCCAAAAAAAATATATCCTATACAGGATTATGCAGGAGTTTTATCAAAAATAGAAATAGATAAATTAAATCAAAAACTCATTTCATATTCTAAAATTACATCAACAGAAATTTTGGTTTCCATTATTCAGGATCTTCATGGAGAAGATCCAAATTTATTAGCTTCTCAATGGGGAGAAAAATGGAAAATTGGAAAATTTCACAAAAATAATGGAATAATTATATTATTATCCATTCATGATAGAAAAATATCTATTCAAAATGGGTATGGAATAGAACCTTATATTACCGATTTTTTAACTAAAAAGATTATTAAAAACATAAAACCTATATTAAAAAATAATCTTTATTATCAAGCTATCGATAATGGAACTAAAGAAATTTTTAAAATTTTAAAAAATAAATATAAAAAAAAACAGAATAAAAAAAATATTTTTACATGGAATTTTAACATAAGTATTTTTTTTATCATGTTTTTATTATTTTATTTATTTTTTATCAAAAAAAAAACAAACGTTTCATTATTAAATACATTATTTTTAACAAATTTTTTATTCAGAAATCAAAATTCTTATCATAATCAGGATGAAGATTTTGATAGTTTTGGAGGGGGTGGGAATTTTGGAGGAGGAGGGAGTAGTAGTAGTTGGTGA